Proteins co-encoded in one Streptomyces sp. NBC_00557 genomic window:
- a CDS encoding cupin domain-containing protein: protein MTNYTFADLVGDEKAFFAEYFNKKPMLRKGALKDPQGVLSLRRLDELVQLEIIRPPYLRVNLKGQGVPEKGFTRTITVQGTDVTDTVDAQKVYELFRAGATIVWSSLNHVDSSLRRFTQVISDRFGARTDCVAFLTPAGKQGFSPHHDPVDLFIVQTEGTKRWRLWDPPQVRQAQAASYTAEQLGEPVIDVLLEPGDVLYLPYDTPHAAAAEDLASVHLSIMIRPRMWKDLLRQTFDELTADPEFNEFPYIGESRDASVENVFREKVRALTARFEAVEPSAELDRLAELGRRMPGNSMGNTFRTTADLDRLEAGSALRLTDADVEFGANQDGRVQMTVNGHKVAIPAPVAETLAGMSAGDHVIASDIFPGADPARAANTARGLARLGLLELVAA, encoded by the coding sequence ATGACGAACTACACCTTCGCCGACCTCGTAGGGGACGAAAAGGCCTTCTTCGCCGAGTACTTCAACAAGAAGCCGATGCTGCGCAAGGGCGCGCTGAAGGACCCCCAGGGGGTGCTGTCGCTGCGCAGGCTGGACGAGCTGGTCCAGCTGGAGATCATCCGGCCGCCCTATCTGCGGGTCAACCTCAAGGGCCAGGGCGTGCCCGAGAAGGGCTTCACCAGGACGATCACCGTGCAGGGCACCGACGTGACCGACACGGTCGACGCCCAGAAGGTGTACGAGCTGTTCCGGGCCGGCGCCACCATCGTCTGGAGCTCCCTGAACCACGTCGACTCCTCGCTGCGCCGCTTCACCCAGGTGATCAGCGACCGGTTCGGCGCCCGCACCGACTGCGTGGCCTTCCTGACGCCGGCCGGCAAGCAGGGCTTCTCCCCGCACCACGACCCGGTCGACCTGTTCATCGTGCAGACCGAGGGCACCAAGCGGTGGCGGCTGTGGGACCCGCCGCAGGTGCGCCAGGCGCAGGCCGCGTCCTACACGGCCGAGCAGCTCGGCGAGCCGGTGATCGACGTGCTGCTGGAGCCGGGGGACGTGCTCTACCTGCCCTACGACACCCCGCACGCGGCCGCGGCCGAGGACCTCGCCTCCGTCCACCTTTCGATCATGATCCGGCCGCGGATGTGGAAGGACCTGCTGCGGCAGACCTTCGACGAGCTCACCGCGGACCCGGAGTTCAACGAGTTCCCCTACATCGGTGAATCCAGGGACGCCTCGGTGGAGAATGTCTTCAGGGAGAAGGTGCGCGCCCTCACGGCCCGTTTCGAGGCTGTGGAACCGTCCGCAGAACTGGACCGGCTGGCGGAGCTCGGCCGCCGGATGCCCGGAAATTCCATGGGCAACACCTTCCGTACGACGGCGGACCTCGACCGGCTGGAGGCCGGCTCGGCGCTCCGCCTCACCGACGCCGACGTGGAATTCGGCGCGAACCAGGACGGGCGCGTCCAGATGACGGTCAACGGTCACAAGGTCGCCATTCCCGCGCCCGTGGCCGAAACCCTCGCCGGAATGAGCGCCGGCGACCATGTCATCGCCTCCGACATCTTCCCCGGCGCGGACCCGGCGCGGGCGGCGAACACGGCTCGGGGCCTGGCGCGGCTCGGTCTGCTGGAGCTCGTGGCGGCATAG